A window of Nonomuraea angiospora genomic DNA:
GCGGCCGGCAAGCACATCTGGGCCTTCCCCGCCGACCGCCCCCAGGCCCTGATCGTGCCGCTGTGAGAGCGAACGGCCGGCGGCGAGCTACGCCTTCGACCGCCCTCCGACGCATCAGCGGATCCTCAAGTCGGCTCGCCTGAAGCATCCGGTCAGGCGAGCATCGGACATCGGATGCGGGGCCGGCGTGTCTACTGCCGCGCTCGCGCCGTTGGCCGAGTGTGTGATCGGCCTGGAGCCGGTCCCGGGATGCTCGTGCACCGGCGATCCGTCGCGCCGTCCGCTCGATTCGTCATCGGCGCACGGCGGTCTCTCCGTGGGGGCGGGGCGAAGGGCATAAGCGGGGACGGTGCTGATCGGGGAGCCGGCGCGGGCGAGCGGCGTCACCGTCCGGGCCCTGCGCTATTGCGAGCAGCAGGGTCCGCTCCAGCCGGAGGGGACGTCTCGCTGGGGCCGGCCTGCCCGCCCCGGCTGATCGTGGCGCACCGCCCTCTGGCCGCGCCGGCCAGGGAAGATCTGGATGAGGAGGTGCTGGGGGGTGAGCTCCTCCCACGCGGGCTCCCGATAGTGGACCCGGATGCGGTAGGTGCCCTTGCCGGCGAAAGCCATGTTGGGCATCTGGGGTCCGCCCATGGCGTCGCCCAGTTCGATCGTTCCCGACGGGCTGGCGTAGCCGACCTCGACCACGCGGTCCCAGCCCTTCTTCTCCAGGGGAGGCCGCTGCCTGTACGCCTCGACGGTGACGCAGTTCTCGTAGTCGGAGTGCGTGAGGATCATGAGATGTCCCGGGCCGGTGGCGACCAGCCCGTCGTCCTGCGCCGTGGTCAGCAGATCGTCATCCCAGTCCTCGGTCTCCAGGGCTTCGATCACGCCGTAGTCGGTGAAGATCCGATCGTGGGCGACCCGGACGGGCCTGACCCGGGGCCGGTGCCGGTTCGCGTCGCAGATCTTCTGGCTTCTCGCCTCCTCGGCCTGGATCTCGGCCTGTTGCGCCGCTCGCTCCCGCCGTGCCACCTCGGCGGCCGGCGGGCAGATGCTCGCGATCAGGTACGGATCGACGCCCGGAGCGGGGAAGGCGGCACACTGCCGGCGCCCGTAGGCCAGCGCCAGATGGTCGCCCACCTTCGTGAAAAGTCCCCTCTGGTGCATCGTGCACAGGAAGACCTGCTCGGGATCCCGCGAATCCCCGCATTTGCTGACCGGCCCCGGAACGAAGTCGCTCACCGGCGCGAACGCCAGCAGCCCCAGCGCGGCCGAGACGGCGAGCCCGCGCCGGAACCACCGCGCCCGCAGCGTCCGCCGCACCAGGTATCGGGGGTTCCGCACCGCGGCCAGCATGCAGAGCGCCGCCGCGGCGGGACCGACCTGCCAGCCGGTGAGGTACGCGACGCCCTCCAGCCCGCCCCACACGTCCAGGCAGCCCCGGTCCAGCACCAGATCCACGGCCACGGCCACGGGGCCGGACCCGGCCACCAGCACGAGCGCGACCGCCGCGGTCCAGGCGAACAGCCGCCCGATCCACGGCCGCCCCAGCCACGAGGCCAGCCAGTGCACCGCGAAGGCCAGCACCACCACCGGCCCCCCGCCGTACCAGAACAGCGGCACCCACGCGGCCACCGGCCACAGCACGGCCGAGATCTCCGAGGTCGCGTCATGGCCGGGGCATGAGGCGAAACCGAAGTAGCCGTAGCTGAAGGACTCCGGCAGCAAGCGCCCGTACAGGGTCCCCGCCACCGAGGCCAGGAGCGCGGTGAGCCACCATAATCGCGATCTTCTCGACACGGCCCCTCAACTTACTGGCCCCGGGTCCCTCCTTGGCCCCTCTTTAACGCCCTAATGTGCGAAGAGTCCACCGCAGCCCTGGGAGGCCCCACGCGTCGGCGTCTGACGCGTCGCCGTGTCCCGCTCGCTATAAGTGGCTAACCGACTACGGAGTGTGCATGATTAGGGGGTTGTCTCTTCTAGAAGGGATCTGATATGCGTTCCATCCTCGCCGTGCTGACCGTGGCCGCCACGGCCGTCACGCTCACCGCCACCCCTGCCTCCGCCGCCTCGGGATCCGTGATCGTCCGCACCCTCGGCGAAGCCACGTGGGGGATCGGGGACCCACGGCCCAGCGAATGCCACGACCTCGGCCCGGGCTTCCACGCCGTGATCAACGAAACCGACGGCCCGCTCCTCGTCTTCCCCGACCACGCCTGTGACGGCGAGGCCATCCTCGTGCACGCCTGGGACAACACCGAATACGGCCTGCACTACTCCTTCCAGGCGCTGACCTGACGACCGCTGTCATAGCCGCGCGGCCGCACCGCGCCCTGTCCGGGGCGGTGCGGCCGGGCTCTCCGGGCGCCGGGCGGACGCGCCTGACCGCGGCCCCGGGCGGAGGTTGTCACCTGTAGTGTCGAACCCCTGGTCGAAGGCGTTATGATCATAGCGACGTCACGCCTGCGACGAGGAACGATGTCGAGCATCAAAGAGGTCGCCCGGCTCGCCGGGGTCTCCGTCGGCACGGTGAGCAATGTGCTCAACCGGCCCGACATGGTGGCCCCCGACACCCGGCTGCGGGTGCGGGCCGCGATCGCCCGCCTCGGCTACGTCCGCAACGGCTCCGCCCGGCAGCTGCGGGCCGGCCACAGCCGGACCATCGGCGTGGTCGCGCTCGACCTGGCCAACCCGTTCTTCATCGACGTGCTGCGCGGCGTCGAGACCGCCGCGCAGCGGGTCGAGCTCACCGTGATGGTCTTCAACAGCAACAAGGACGCCGACCGCGAGGCGGGGCTGCTGGAGACGTTCGAGGAGCAGCGCCCGCTGGGTGTCCTGATCACGCCGGTCAACGACAGCGCCGAGGAGGAGCGGCTGGGCCGGCTCGTCTCGCGCGGCATCCCGGTGGTGCGCTTCGACAGCTCGGCCCCGCACAGCCACGGCTGCGCGGTCGCGGTCGACGACGTGCTCGGCGGGCGGCTGGCCGGCCGGCACCTGCGCGAGCGGGGGCACCGTCACATCGCGTTCGCCGGCGGGCCGTTCACCGTCCGCCAGGTGCGGGAGCGGCACGAGGGCCTGTCCGCCGTGCTCTCGCCGGACGACCGGCTGACCGTCATCCCCCTGCCCGACCTCACCATCGCCACCGGGCGGCTGGCCGGGGAGGAGATCGCCACCCGGCCGCCGTCCGAGCGGCCCACCGCGGTCTTCTGCGCCAACGACCTGGTGGCCATCGGGGTGCTGCAGGAGATGACGCAGCGCGGGCTGCGGGTCCCGGACGACCTGGCCATCCTCGGCTACGACGACATCGACTTCGCCGCGGCGGCCGCCGTGCCGCTGTCGTCCATCCGGCAGCCGCGCGAGCAGCTCGGCCACACGGCGGCGCTGATGCTGCTGGAGGAGGCCAACCGGCCCGCCGGGCACGAGCACCGCCAGGTGATCTTCCAACCCGACCTGGTGGCACGCGCCTCCACCAGGTAACCCACCGCACCGCGAGCCCGGCGACGGAAGGGGCGCGCCCGCCCGGGTCCACCTCGCCCTCCGAGGGCGTCGGGTGTGCCCGCCGGCCCCACGCCGCCCTCCGAGGGCGCCGCCGCGTGAGGGCGCCATGGCCGGCGTGGGCGAGGGGGCTACCGGGCGGCGTCCCAGCCGTAGGTCTTCATGAGCCGGGCCGCCACCCGCGCGAAACGGTCGCCGTCGAGCACCGCGCCCTCGCGCCGGATGTCGTCCTCGTCCAGCACGAACACCCGGTCCAGCCGTACGTACGACACCCGCTCGTCCCGGCCCCAGGCGCCCAGCTCCACCCAGTCGGGCCCGTCGTCGCCCTTGCTGGACAGCATCACGCCGAGGAGCCGGCGCCCGGTGCGGCCCACGACCAGCAGGGGACGGTCCTTGCCGCGGGACGGGTCCTCCTCGTAAGGGACCCAGGCCCAGACGATCTCCCCCGGGTCGGCCAGGCCGTCGAGGTCGGGGGAGTAGGACAGGGTGGCCGAGTCGCCGAGGGAGTGGATCTCGCGTACCGCGCCCCGCACGGGCCGGGGGTCCTCACCTAGATCGCGCATTGGGGGAGCCTACGGCGGCGCGCCGCCGAAATCCAGCCGAGCCTCCTCCCGCCGGAGAGGCCGGCCCGCCCGCCACGACGCCCTGATAGTGGCCGTCCTGTGCTTCACCGCGTGCGCCGCCGTCGTGCTGTACGGCATCTACCTGATCGTGCCTCAGTTCCACTGAGCGAAGAAGGTCCTGATGTCGCCGGCCAGCAGCTCGGGGGCCTGCAGGGCGGCGTAGTGGCCGCCCGTCGCGAACTCCGACCAGTGGACCACGTTGTGCGCCCGCTCGGCGTAGCGCCGGACCGTGCTGTCCCCGGGGAAGACCGCCACGCCCGTCGGGGTCCCGCCCGGCGCGTCCGGCACCGCCCAGTCGCCGCCGCTCTCCCGGTAGATGCGGGTGGAGGAGCCGGCCGTGCCGGTGAGCCAGAGGATGCTGACGTCGGTGAGGACGTCGTCGGCGGGCACCCCGCCCACGTCCCGCCCCCAGGAGGCGAACGCGTCGAGGGTCCAGCCGAGCAGCCCGGCCGGCGAGTCCGCCAGGGCGTACGCGAGCGTCTGCGGCCTGGTGCCCTGGACGGCCGCGTACCCGGAGAACTCCTTCCGCCACCGCTCGACGCCCCGGGCCCGCTCCCGCTCGGCCTCGGTCAGGCCCGACATGTCGTCGGTGACGAACGCGGTGAGAGCGTTCACGTGCACGCCGACCACCCGTTCGGGGGCCAGCCGCGCCACGGCGGGGGAGACCAGGGCGCCGAAGTCGCCGCCCTGCGCGCCGTAGCGCTCGTAGCCGAGCCGCGCCATCAGCTCGGCCCAGGCGGCGGCGACCCGCCGCACGCCCCAGCCCGGCTCCGTCGTGGGGCCCGAGAACGCGAACCCCGGGATGGACGGGATGACCAGGTGGAAGTCCCGGCTGAGCGGCCCGGCGACGCGCGAGAAGTCCGCGAACGTGCTGGGCCAGCCGTGCGTCAGCAGCAGCGGCAGCGCGTCCGGCCGGGGGGAGCGCACGTGCGCGAAGTGCACGCGCTGCCCGTCGATCACGGTCGTGTACTGCGGGAACGCGTTGAGCCTGGCCTCGTGCGCGCGCCAGGAGTAGCCGTCGAGCCAGTACGCGGCCAGCTCGCCCACCGCCTCGGGCGGCGTCCCGTACGACCAGCCGGCCCCGTCGAGGGCGTCGGGCCAGCGGGTACGCTCCAGCCGCTCGCGCAGGTCGTCGAGCCGGTCCTGGGATATGTCGATGACGAATTCGTCCATACCCGCAACGCTAGGAGCCATCGCGGCCAGATTCGGGCCACAATGGTGCCCGTGTTGGACACCTCGGCGAGATTGCTACGCCTGCTGGCCCTCCTGCAGGCCCGGCACGAGTGGTCCGGCGCCGACCTGGCGGAGCGGCTCGGCGTCGCCCCCCGGACGATGCGCCGCGACGTCGACCGGCTGCGCAGCCTCGGCTACCCGGTCCACTCGACGCCCGGCGTCTGCGGCGGCTACCGGCTGGGCGCGGGCGCGGAGCTGCCGCCGCTGCTGCTCGACGACGAGGAGGCCGTGGCGGTCGCGGTCGGCCTGCGCACCGCCGCGAACGGCACCGTGACCGGCATCGAGGAGACCTCCCTGCGCGCGCTGGCCAAGCTCGAACAGGTCCTGCCCGCCCGCCTGCGCCGGCGGGTCAACACGCTGCAGCGGCACACCGTACGCATCAACCGCGAGGGCCCCACCGTGGACGCGGACGTGCTCACCCGCGTCGCCGCCGCCTGCCGCGACCACGAGCAGCTCCGCTTCGACTACACCGGCCACCGGGGCGGGAGCGCGCTCAGGAGGGCCGAGCCGCACAGCCTCGTCACCAAGGGCAACCGCTGGTACCTGGTCGGCTGGGACGCCGACCGCGGCGACTGGCGCACGTACCGGGCCGACCGGATGCGCCTGCGGACCCCGAACGGCCCCCGCTTCACGCCGCGCGAGCCGCCCGCCCCCGACGTCGCCGCCTGGGTGCAGCACCGCCTGGCACACGAGATGTGGCCGTACGAGAGCCGCTTCCTGCTGCGCGCCCCCGCCGCGCGGATCGAGGGCCGCACGGCCGGCACCGTCGAGCCGGTGGACGAGCACACCTGCCTGCTCACCCTGCGCGGCGACGACCTGCGCCTGATGGCCACGGTGGTGGCCTTCCTGGACGTGGACTTCGAGGTGCTGGAGCCCGTGGAGCTGAAGGAGCACCTGCGGGCTCTCGGCGAACGGCTGCTCTGCTCTAGAATCTGATTCTGTGTCAGCCTTCTTCACGCAGAAGAAGGGCGAGCTGGTGCCCGCGCCGCACGCCCGAGGTCCCTGGTCCCCCGACATGCTCCACGGCCGCCTGCTCGGCGGGCTCGCCGCCCGCGCCATCGAGCGGCGCTACGCCCAGCCGGGGCTGCACTTCGCCCGCCTGACGGTCGACCTGTTCCGCAACAGCCCGATGGTGCCGGTCACGGTGGAGACCTCGCTGATCAGGGCCGGGCGCCGGATCCTCGTGGCCGACGCGGTGATCACCACCGAGCAGGGGGTGATCGGGCGGGCCGGCGCGGTGCTGCTGCGGCAGGGGGAGCAGCCGGAGGGGGAGCAGACCTTCGTCACGCCCCCGTGGGACACGCCCGCGCCCTCCGGGCCGCCGGTGGACGGGCAGGTCACGTGGAAGCCGCCGTTCGACCTGTGGCGCGTCACCGAGTGGGCGGCGCCGGGGCCGGGGCGAGTGTGGCTGCGGGAGTCGTATCCGCTGGTGGACGAGGAGCCGCTGACGCCGTTCGTACGCGCGGCGCTGGCCGCCGACTTCGCCAGCCCGCTGAGCAACTCCGGGGTGGAGGGGCTGCGCTTCATCAACGCCGACTACACCATGACGCTCGCCCGGCTCCCGGCCGCGGAGCTGATCGGGGTCGAGGCCACCGGCCACCTGTCCGCCGACGGGGTCGCCACGGGGCAGGTCACCATGCATGACGCGAGCGGGCCGTTCGGGTTCTGCGTGGTCACGGCGGTCGCCAACACGATGGGCATCGGCGGCCGGCAGTCCTGAGGGGATTTGTCGTACCCGCGGAGTAACCTTCCGCGGGTGCGTTCAGCTGTGCGTCTCGCTGCCGGGGACGGGTTCCACCTCGATGCCGTGACCTGCGTCGACGACCACCGCGGGTGGTCGGCGGCGGAGCTGGGCTCCGGGCACCGCCTGGTGCTGGTGCGCCGCGGCCGGTTCCGGCGCAAGGCCGACGGCCGGGCCGCCGTGATCGACCCGGCGATGGCCTACCTCGGGGTGCCCGGCGAGGAGGAGCGCTTCGCCCACCCGGCGGGCGGCGACGTGTGCACCTCGGTGTCCCTGACCCCCCGGCTGTGGCGCACGCTCGCCGGGGACGGCCCGCCGGCCCGGCCGACCCTGTACGTGGACGCCCGCCTCGACCTCGCCCACCGGCGCTTCCTCGCGGCGGCGAGGGGCGGGGACACGGCTTTCGAGCTGGCCGAGTCCCTGCTCTCCCTCATCGGCGCCACCCTCGCCCAAGTGGCCTCATCGTCAACGCCGGCTTCCTTCGGCTCGGGCGCCATGCCCCACCCTGGAGCCGGCGCCGCCGAGGCGTCCGTCCACAGGACGACGGCGCCCGCCTTCGGGCCGGACAGCACCGGATCTCCGGCTCTTGGGCCACGCGACACCGAGGCCGCCACCAGCGTGACGCCCGCCTCTTGGCAGGGCGGTGCCGAGGCCACGACCAGCGCGACGCCTGCTCCCCGGCCAGGCCGCGCCGACGTGAGGCCCGCCCCTTGGCCGGGTGGCGGCGTCCGGAGATCCGGTGCGGCGATCGCCGACGCCGCCCGGGAGGCCATCGCCGCCGATCACCCGGCGGCCGGTGGGCTGATGTCGCTGGCCGAGCTCCTGGCCGTCTCGCCGTACCAGCTCAGCCGGGCGTTCACCCGGGAGCTGGGCGTCTCCCTGACCCACTACCGCAACCGCGTGCGCGTGGGCCGGGCGCTCGACCGGCTGGAGGACGGCGAGGCGAGCCTGGCCGGGCTGGCCGCCGACCTCGGGTTCGCCGACCAGGCACACCTGACACGGACGATCCGTGACCACGTCGGCCACACCCCGACCGCCCTGCGCCGCCTGCTCGCCCCCCGCACCCCCTGAACGACGCCCGGCGCGTCAGCCGCCCATGACGCAGAAGGGGTGGCCTTCGGGGTCGAGCAGCACGGTCCAGTCGCCGCCGCCCGGCTGGAAGCCGGGCACGGTGGCGCCGAGATCGGCCAGTTCCTTCACGGCGGCCTCGACGTCGGGGACCGTGAAGTCGAGGTGCGCGTGCTTCCCGCTGTCCGGCCAGGCCGGGCCCCGGTAGCCGTCGATCCGCTGGAAACCGACCGAGACGGGGCCGCCTTCAAGGCTGACGAAATCGGGGTCGTCCGAGGTGATCCGCCAGCCGGTCGCCCGGGCGTAGAAGGAGGCCAGGGCGGCGGGGTCGGCGCAGTCGATGACGATGGAGGAAAGTGTCGTTGTCATGCGCCCTAGCCTGGCGGCGACGGGGCGGCCGGGTCTTGAACATCCTTGCACCACCGCCACCCGCGTCCCGGCGTGGGTGGCGGTGGTGGGGTGCGGGTCAGGCCGGGTGCTCGGTGCGGTCGCCGGACCAGTCCGTGTGGAAGGAGCCCTCCTTGTCCACCCGGCGGTAGGTGTGCGCGCCGAAGAAGTCGCGCAGCCCCTGGACCAGCGCGGCCGGGAGGCGGTCGCGGCGCAGGCCGTCGTAGTAGGCCAGCGCCGAGGAGAAGCCGGGCGTGGGCACGCCGATCTGCACCGCCGTCGTCACCACGCGCCGCCAGGCCTCCTGCCCCGCGTCCAGCGCGGCGGCGAAGGTCGGGTCGGCCAGGAGGGTCGGCAGGGCCGGGTTGGCGTCGTACGCGGCCCGGATCCGGTCCAGGAACTTGGCCCGGATGATGCACCCGCCGCGCCAGATCGTGGCCATGGCACCCAGGTCGAGGTCCCAGCCGTACTCGCGGGAGGCGGCGGCCATCTGGTCGAAGCCCTGCGCGTACGCGACGATCTTGGAGGCGTACAGGGCCTGCCGCACGTCCTCCACCAGCTCGCTCCCCCCGATCCCGGAAAGGCCGGGCCCCTGCAGGGAGGCGGCGGCGGCGCGCTGCTCCGGGTGGCCGGACAGGGCGCGGGCGAACGTCGCCTCGGCGATGCCCGTCACCGGCACGCCCAGGTCGAGCGCGCTCTGCACGGTCCACCGGCCGGTGCCCTTCTGCTCGGCCTGGTCCACCACGACGTCCACGAACGGCTTGCCCGTCTCGGCGTCCACCTGGTCGAGCACCTCGGCGGTGATCTCGATCAGGTACGAGTCCAGCTCGCCCCGGTTCCACTCGCGGAACACCGAGGCCAGCTCGGCCGGGGTCGCGCCCAGGGCCTGGCGCAGCAGGTCGTACGACTCGGCGATGAGCTGCATGTCCGAGTACTCGATGCCGTTGTGGACCATTTTCACGAAATGTCCGGCACCGTCGGGGCCGACGTGGACGCAGCACGGCACCCCTTCCACCTTGGCCGAGATGTCCTGCAGGATCGGGCCGAGCGCCTCCCACGACTCCTTCGAGCCGCCCGGCATGATGCTGGGACCGTTCAGCGCGCCTTCCTCGCCGCCCGAGATGCCGGTGCCGACGAAGTGCAGGCCGCGCTCGCGCAGCGCGGCCTCGCGCCGCCGGGTGTCGTCGAAGTGCGCGTTGCCGCCGTCGACGATCATGTCGCCCGGCTCCATCAGGTCCGCGAGCTGGTCGATCACCGCGTCGGTGCCCGCCCCCGCCTTCACCATGATGATCGCCCGGCGCGGTCGCTTCAGCGAGGCCACGAAGGCGGCCAGGTCCTCGGACGGGACGAACGTGCCCTCCCCGCCGAACTCCTTGACCAGCTGCTGGGTGCGCCCATACGTGCGGTTGTGCACGGCTACCGCGTATCCGTGCCTGGCCAGGTTGCGGGCCAGGTTGCGCCCCATGGTGGCCAGGCCGGTGACGCCGATGTCTGCCAAGTCCATCTCAAGCTCCTTTGTGGGGGATACGCATGATCCAGCTCGGTGGTTCCAGGGGATATTCCAGCATCAGTCGGACTGCCGGACGCCGAGCTCGTCGAGCCTGCCCAGCATGTCGGCCGGATCGGTGTAGACCCTGAAGGCGCCGGCGCGTTCGAGCTCGTCCCTGCCGTACCCACCGGACTGCAGCCCGATGCCCAGCGCGCCGGCCCGGCGGGCGGCGAGCAGGTCCCAGACGCTGTCGCCCACCACCATGGCATGCGCGGGGTCCACCCGGACCAGTGCCGCACCGGCCAGGAACAGGTCGGGGTCCGGCTTCGCCCGGCGCACCATGTCACGCGTGATCATCGGGGTGTCGTCCGGCAGGCCCAGCATGCCCAGCGCGAGCCGCGCCGTGCGGGCGTACCCGCTGGTGGCGATCGCCCACGGCACGCCGCGCGAGGACAGCTCCGACAGCAGCTCCGCCGCGCCGGGCAGCGGCCGCACGGAGTGGACCTGCTGCTCGTACGCCTCCATGTGGGTGGTCTGCAACTGGTCGATCTGCTCCCGCGTCAGCTTCAGCCCGGTCTCGCGCAGCAGCGCGCTGACGAACAGCCCGCCGCTCATGCCGATGCGCCGGTGGATCCGCCACACCGACAGGTCGATCCCCATGCTCGACAACGCCTGCCGCCACGCGATGACGTGCTGGTAAACGCTGTCTATCAGGGTGCCGTCCAGGTCGAACAGGAACGCGGGCGTCGGGGCCTCCGGAAACTCGCTCATGGGTCCATGACACCATGAGGGACTATGCGGATCATCATCGCGGGTGGTCACGGGAAGATCGCCCTGCGCCTGGAGGAACGGCTCAAGTCCGGCGCGGTCGGCCTCGTGCGCAATCCCGCGCATGTCGCCGACATCGAGGCCATCGGGGCCGAGGCCGTGGTGTGCGACCTGGAGCGGGCGAGCGTCGAAGAGGTGGCCGCGATCGCCGCGGGCGCCGACGCGGTGGTCTTCGCGGCCGGGGCCGGTCCCGGCAGCGGCGCGGCCCGCAAGGACACGGTGGACCGGGCCGCGTCCGTGCTGCTCGCCGACGCGGCCGAGCGCGCGGGTGTGCGGCGGTTCGTCCAGGTCTCCTCCATGGGCGCGGGCAGGCCGCCGCAGGGTGGCGACGAGGTCTGGGCCGCGTACATCAAGGCCAAGACCGAGGCCGAGGAGGACCTGCGCGCCCGCGACCTCGACTGGACGATCCTGCGGCCGGGGCGGCTGACCGACGAGCCGGGCACGGGCCTGGTGCGGCTGGCCCCCGAGGTCCCGCCGGGGGCGGTGCCGCGTGACGACGTGGCCGCCGTCATCGCGGCCCTGCTGGAGGCCCCCGGTACGGTCCGCAGGACCCTGGAACTCGTCTCCGGGGACACCCCCATCAAGACCGCTATTGGGACAGAGTGATTTCTGTGACTGAATATCGCGTACTTGGAGGTACTGGACTCAAGGTCAGCCCGCTCTGCCTGGGGGCGATGATGTTCGGCGGGTGGGGCGAATCCGACCCCGCCGAATGCGCCAAGATCATCGACCGGGCGCTCGACTCGGGGATCAACTTCATCGACACCGCCGACGTCTACGCCCAGGGCCAGTCGGAGGAGTTCGTCGGCCAGGCGCTCGCCAAGTCGGGCAGACGTGACGACGTGGTGCTGGCCACCAAGGTCCACGGCGCCATGGGCGAGGACCCCAACCAGCGCGGCAACTCCCGCCGCTGGATCATCCAGGAGGTCGAGAACAGCCTGCGCCGCCTCGGCACCGACTGGATCGACCTCTACCAGATCCACCGGCCCGACCCGGCCACCGACATCGAGGAGACCCTCGGCGCGCTCACCGACCTCGTACGGCAGGGCAAGGTCCGCTACATCGGCAGCTCCACCTTCCCCGCGCACCAGATCGTCGAGGCCCAGTGGGCGTCGGAGCGGCGCTCGCTCGAACGGTTCGTGTGCGAGCAGCCGCCGTACTCGCTGCTCGCCCGCGGCATCGAGGCCGACCTGCTGCCCGTGGCCGAGAAGTACGGCATGGGCGTCATCGTGTGGAGCCCGCTGGCCGGCGGCTGGCTGAGCGGCCGCTACCGCAAGGGGCAGGAGCTGCCGCAGACGCGCAGGGCGTCCCGGCTGCCCGAGCGCTACGACCTGACCAAGGAGGTCAACCAGCGCAAGCTGGACGCCGTCGAGCAGCTCGCCCTGCTGGCCGAGGAGGCGGGCGTCACGCTGGTCGAGCTGGCGATCGCGTTCACGATCAGGCACCGGGCGGTGACGTCGGCCATCATCGGGCCGCGCACCCTGGAACACCTGGAGGGCCAGCTCACGGCCGCCGACGTACGCCTGAGCGACGACGTGCTCGACAGGATCGACGAGATCGTCCCGCCCGGCGTCACGCTCAACCCGGCCGACCGGGGCTGGCAGCCGCCGGAGCTGGGCGACGCGGGCCTGCGCCGGCGCCCCTGACCAGGCCCGAGGCTTTGCCTGACGCTGGGTGTGACGTCCGGCATCCGCGGTAGGGGTCCCCCGAATCGAGGGGGGACAGGTCATGTCGTTTTTCGGTGGGGACCCGTTCAGAGGGTTCGAAGAGCTCACGGGCCGGGTGTTCGGCGGCATGGAATCCTGGCCGCCGGCCCGGCCCGGCGTGCAGCGGGTGGACGTCGGCCGGCTGCTGTCCGCCTCGGCGAGGGAGGTCCTGGGACGGGCCATGGACGCCGCAGGTCAGCGCGGCGCCCCCGACCTGGACGTGCTCGACATCCTCGACGCCCTGACGGAGGACGACGCCATCCGCAACACGCTGCGCACGGCCGGGGTGGACGTGGGGCGGGTGCGCGACCGTATCGACGAGGTGGCCGGGCCGGGCGAGGCCGGCGAGCCGCCCACCACGCTCTCACCGGCCGCCAAGAGGGCGATCCTCGACGCCCAGCGGATCTCGCGTGCGCTGCGGTCGTCGTACATCGGGCCCGAGCACCTGCTGCTCGCGATCGCCGCGCGCCCCGACTCCGGCGCCGCCCGCATCCTCCAGGACCAGGGGGTCTCCGCGAACGAGCTGCAGCAGGCCATGATGGCCGTCCCGCGCCGGACCGACGGCGAGCCGCGCCGCCAGAGCGACACGCCGACGCTCGACGAGTACGGCAGGGACATGACCGAGGAGGCCAGGCAGGGCAGGCTCGATCCGGTCGTCGGCCGCGAGGAGGAGATCGAGCAGGCCATCGAGGTGCTCTCGCGCCGCACCAAGAACAACCCGTGCCTGATCGGCGAGCCGGGCGTCGGCAAGACCGCGATCGTCGAGGGCATCGCCCATCGCATCGTGAACAACAGCGTCCCCGACACGCTGAAGGACCGGCGCGTCGTCGGCCTCGACCTGACCGGCATGGTGGCCGGGACGAAGTACCGCGGCGAGTTCGAGGAGCGCATCAAGAAGGTCATCGACGAGGTGCGCGCGCACTCCGACGAGATCATCGTCTTCATCGACGAGGTCCACAACCTGGTCGGCGCGGGCGCCGCCGAGGGCGCCATGGACGCGGCCAACATCCTCAAGCCCGCCCTGGCCCGCGGGGAGCTGCACGTCATCGCGGCCACCACGATCGACGAGTACCGCAAGAACATCGAGAAGGACGCCGCGCTCGAACGCCGCTTCCAGCCCATCCTGGTCGCCGAGCCGAGCGTGGAGGAGACGGTCGAGATCCTGGCCGGGCTGCGGGACGCGTACGAGGCGCACCACCAGGT
This region includes:
- a CDS encoding VOC family protein; the protein is MTTTLSSIVIDCADPAALASFYARATGWRITSDDPDFVSLEGGPVSVGFQRIDGYRGPAWPDSGKHAHLDFTVPDVEAAVKELADLGATVPGFQPGGGDWTVLLDPEGHPFCVMGG
- a CDS encoding helix-turn-helix domain-containing protein, translating into MRSAVRLAAGDGFHLDAVTCVDDHRGWSAAELGSGHRLVLVRRGRFRRKADGRAAVIDPAMAYLGVPGEEERFAHPAGGDVCTSVSLTPRLWRTLAGDGPPARPTLYVDARLDLAHRRFLAAARGGDTAFELAESLLSLIGATLAQVASSSTPASFGSGAMPHPGAGAAEASVHRTTAPAFGPDSTGSPALGPRDTEAATSVTPASWQGGAEATTSATPAPRPGRADVRPAPWPGGGVRRSGAAIADAAREAIAADHPAAGGLMSLAELLAVSPYQLSRAFTRELGVSLTHYRNRVRVGRALDRLEDGEASLAGLAADLGFADQAHLTRTIRDHVGHTPTALRRLLAPRTP
- a CDS encoding LacI family DNA-binding transcriptional regulator — its product is MSSIKEVARLAGVSVGTVSNVLNRPDMVAPDTRLRVRAAIARLGYVRNGSARQLRAGHSRTIGVVALDLANPFFIDVLRGVETAAQRVELTVMVFNSNKDADREAGLLETFEEQRPLGVLITPVNDSAEEERLGRLVSRGIPVVRFDSSAPHSHGCAVAVDDVLGGRLAGRHLRERGHRHIAFAGGPFTVRQVRERHEGLSAVLSPDDRLTVIPLPDLTIATGRLAGEEIATRPPSERPTAVFCANDLVAIGVLQEMTQRGLRVPDDLAILGYDDIDFAAAAAVPLSSIRQPREQLGHTAALMLLEEANRPAGHEHRQVIFQPDLVARASTR
- a CDS encoding epoxide hydrolase family protein — translated: MDEFVIDISQDRLDDLRERLERTRWPDALDGAGWSYGTPPEAVGELAAYWLDGYSWRAHEARLNAFPQYTTVIDGQRVHFAHVRSPRPDALPLLLTHGWPSTFADFSRVAGPLSRDFHLVIPSIPGFAFSGPTTEPGWGVRRVAAAWAELMARLGYERYGAQGGDFGALVSPAVARLAPERVVGVHVNALTAFVTDDMSGLTEAERERARGVERWRKEFSGYAAVQGTRPQTLAYALADSPAGLLGWTLDAFASWGRDVGGVPADDVLTDVSILWLTGTAGSSTRIYRESGGDWAVPDAPGGTPTGVAVFPGDSTVRRYAERAHNVVHWSEFATGGHYAALQAPELLAGDIRTFFAQWN
- a CDS encoding type II toxin-antitoxin system PemK/MazF family toxin, coding for MRDLGEDPRPVRGAVREIHSLGDSATLSYSPDLDGLADPGEIVWAWVPYEEDPSRGKDRPLLVVGRTGRRLLGVMLSSKGDDGPDWVELGAWGRDERVSYVRLDRVFVLDEDDIRREGAVLDGDRFARVAARLMKTYGWDAAR
- a CDS encoding acyl-CoA thioesterase domain-containing protein codes for the protein MSAFFTQKKGELVPAPHARGPWSPDMLHGRLLGGLAARAIERRYAQPGLHFARLTVDLFRNSPMVPVTVETSLIRAGRRILVADAVITTEQGVIGRAGAVLLRQGEQPEGEQTFVTPPWDTPAPSGPPVDGQVTWKPPFDLWRVTEWAAPGPGRVWLRESYPLVDEEPLTPFVRAALAADFASPLSNSGVEGLRFINADYTMTLARLPAAELIGVEATGHLSADGVATGQVTMHDASGPFGFCVVTAVANTMGIGGRQS
- a CDS encoding helix-turn-helix transcriptional regulator; this translates as MLDTSARLLRLLALLQARHEWSGADLAERLGVAPRTMRRDVDRLRSLGYPVHSTPGVCGGYRLGAGAELPPLLLDDEEAVAVAVGLRTAANGTVTGIEETSLRALAKLEQVLPARLRRRVNTLQRHTVRINREGPTVDADVLTRVAAACRDHEQLRFDYTGHRGGSALRRAEPHSLVTKGNRWYLVGWDADRGDWRTYRADRMRLRTPNGPRFTPREPPAPDVAAWVQHRLAHEMWPYESRFLLRAPAARIEGRTAGTVEPVDEHTCLLTLRGDDLRLMATVVAFLDVDFEVLEPVELKEHLRALGERLLCSRI